One window of the Thermasporomyces composti genome contains the following:
- a CDS encoding sulfatase-like hydrolase/transferase: MPSSSERDVRPVNVLILKSDEHNPRIASTDGHPFIRTPNLERLAARGVVFESAYCPSPLCVPSRSSFISGRPVHQIQTYNNSLVLERPNYPSYGAILDAAGVHSVHVGKVDAYRPPNELGFTEMFGTDYRGVGDTMISREPLALRTDGLERARDVGVAENPFRGDDRRMEDALAFLRRSADLGRPWTMEVNLIAPHFPHRVTEELWELYADHADLPEYDVTAPPAQHPYAADLRRHFGTHVFTEELIRQHRRAYYGRVTYVDAQLGRLLEALEATGQLDRTVVVYTSDHGEMLGMFGMWWKSSLYEDSVRVPLVVAGPGFPRGARVRTPVSHWDLRATIFAAVGVPYPDGLPGQPLQSLSREHRRDDRAVFAEYHGHGTRGSSFMVREGRWKLLYHAKAPHQLFDLDADPHELRDLASARPDVVERLTRRLYDEFCDPVVEQDRAERFIRAQLAALDQASAAAM; the protein is encoded by the coding sequence GACGAGCACAACCCACGGATCGCGAGCACGGACGGCCACCCGTTCATCCGGACGCCGAACCTGGAGCGCCTCGCGGCGCGCGGTGTGGTGTTCGAGAGCGCCTACTGCCCGTCGCCGCTGTGCGTGCCGTCGCGGTCGTCGTTCATCTCCGGGCGTCCGGTGCACCAGATCCAGACGTACAACAACTCCCTGGTCCTGGAGCGGCCGAACTACCCCTCCTACGGCGCGATCCTGGACGCCGCCGGCGTGCACAGCGTCCACGTCGGCAAGGTGGACGCGTACCGTCCGCCGAACGAGCTGGGCTTCACCGAGATGTTCGGCACCGACTACCGCGGCGTGGGCGACACCATGATCAGTCGAGAGCCGCTCGCCCTGCGCACGGACGGACTCGAGCGGGCTCGGGACGTCGGTGTCGCCGAGAACCCGTTCCGCGGCGACGACCGCCGCATGGAGGACGCGCTCGCGTTCCTGCGCCGGTCCGCCGACCTCGGTCGACCGTGGACGATGGAGGTCAACCTCATCGCGCCGCACTTCCCGCACCGCGTCACCGAGGAGCTGTGGGAGCTCTACGCCGACCACGCGGACCTGCCCGAGTACGACGTGACGGCACCGCCCGCGCAGCACCCCTATGCCGCGGATCTGCGTCGCCACTTCGGGACCCACGTGTTCACCGAGGAGCTCATTCGTCAGCATCGCCGCGCCTACTACGGCCGCGTCACCTACGTCGACGCCCAACTGGGCAGGCTCCTCGAGGCGCTGGAAGCCACGGGTCAACTCGACCGCACTGTCGTCGTCTACACCTCCGACCACGGCGAGATGCTCGGCATGTTCGGCATGTGGTGGAAGTCGAGCTTGTACGAGGACTCGGTGCGCGTGCCGTTGGTCGTCGCGGGTCCAGGATTCCCTCGTGGAGCTCGGGTCCGCACCCCGGTGTCGCACTGGGACCTGCGGGCCACGATCTTCGCCGCGGTGGGTGTGCCCTACCCGGACGGGCTTCCAGGGCAGCCGTTGCAGAGCCTCTCGCGGGAGCATCGGCGGGACGACCGAGCCGTGTTCGCCGAGTACCACGGTCACGGTACCCGCGGCAGCTCGTTCATGGTCCGCGAGGGTCGCTGGAAGCTCCTCTACCACGCGAAGGCTCCCCACCAGCTGTTCGACCTCGACGCCGACCCGCACGAGCTGCGCGACCTCGCCTCCGCCAGGCCGGACGTGGTGGAGCGGCTGACGCGACGCCTGTACGACGAGTTCTGCGATCCGGTCGTCGAGCAGGACCGGGCCGAGCGGTTCATTCGCGCCCAGCTCGCGGCGCTGGACCAGGCCTCCGCGGCCGCCATGTAG